In the genome of Xanthomonas hortorum pv. pelargonii, the window CAGCCGCGAGGACAGCTCATCAGCGGCATCTGCACAGATTTCCACGCTAGGCCATTTGCTCAGGGCATTAAGCGCATTGGCCAAGCCTTGCGGATCAAGGGCGTTGCGCAATCCGGGATCGTCGACCAACCGCGAGGCCAGCGCACTGCCGGCGGTCGCACAATCCTCCGCGTCGGGCCATTTACTCAGGGCGTTGAGCGTGATCGACACGTATTGAGCGTCCATGCCTTGTTGAGCGTCCAGGGCCTTGCGCAATCCGTCATCGTCCGCCAACCGCAAGGCCAACGCACCGGCGGCGGCCGCGCAGGTCTGCGTACCGGGCCATTTGCTTAGGGCGTTGAGCGCTTCTACGATTTCTAGTGGCTTGAGGGACCCGCGCAACACACCATCGTCGGCCAGCTGCCAGGCTAGCCCATCGGCGGCCTTCGCACAGGTCTCCACGCTGGGCCATTTGCTAAGGAAGCTCTGAACAACGCACCATAGATACGCGACACTACCCGCCTCATGTTGAGGAGTAATCCATGCAACTGACGTTCGGCGACGCTGAAGGCCTGGGCAAGCGCAAGCAGACCCGCCGGGAGATCTTCCTGGCCGAGATGGAGCAGGTCGTTCCGTGGCAGCACTTGCTCGGTCTGATCGCACCGCACTATCCGGTGTCGGGACGCCCTGGTCGACAGCCATACGCACTGGCGACGATGTTGCGGATTCATTTGCTGCAGCAGTGGTATGCGTTGAGCGATCCGGCGATGGAAGAAGCGTTGCACGAGATCCCGATCTTGCGGAGGTTTGCCCAGCTCGGTGGCTTGGACAACGTTCCGGACGAGACCACGATTTTGAACTTTCGGCGCCTGCTGGAGACCCATGGCCTTGCCGCGCGGATGCTGGACGCGGTCAACGCGCATCTGGCACGCAAGGGCCAGAGCCTGCGGTCGGGCACGATCGTCGATGCGACGCTGATCGCTGCACCCAGTTCGACCAAGAACGCCGATCACGCGCGCGACCCTGAAATGCATCAGACCAGGAAGGGCAATCAGTGGTATTTCGGGATGAAGGCGCACATCGGCGTGGATGAATTTTCCGGGCTGGTGCACCACGTCCATTGCACAGCCGCCAATGTCGCCGACGTCACGGTGACGCACGCATTACTGCATGGCAAAGAAGACAGCGTGTTCGGCGACAGCGGCTACACCGGTGCGGACAAACGCGAAGAACTGCAGACCTGCAAGGCTGCATTTTTCATTGCCGCCAGGCCCTCGACGCTGCAAGCCATCGGCAACAAACGCGAGCGTGCTCGGGAACAGCGTTGGGAACACTTCAAGGCCAGCGTGCGCGCGAAGGTGGAGCATCCGTTCCGGGTGATCAAGCGCCAGTTCGGTTACACCAAGGTCCGCTATCGCGGCCTGGCCAAGAACACCGCACACGTGCTGACCTTGTTTGCGCTCTCCAATCTGTGGATGAAGCGAAAGCAGTTACTGCCTGCCATGGGGAGCGTGCGCCTGTAACCCGGGGAATTCCCATGGAAAGCGCCAGAAATGGCGGAAAATCCTAAAATCCAAACGCGACTCTCCGGAACGATGCGACATTCCGCACTCTCAGGCCTCGTTGTTCAGACCTTCCCTAAAGGCATTAAGCGCGTTGGCGACCCCTTGCGGGTCAAGGGTCTTGAGTAGTTCGGGACCGTCGACCAGCCGCTTAGCAAGCTTACTGGCGGCCTCCGCGCAGATCTGCGTGTCGGGCCATTTGCTCAGGGCGTTGAGCACATTGGATATGTGTCGACCGTCCAGGGCCTTGCGCAACCTATGATCGTCGACCAGCCACCCCGCCAGCGTACCTGCTGCGGCCTTGCAGCCCTCCGCGTCGGGCCATCTGCTCAGGGCGTTGAGCGCGTCCGTCACGCCTTGCGCGTCACGAGCGTTGTACAAACCGGGATCGTCGACCAGCCGCAAGGCGAGTGCCTTGACCGCGGCAGTGCAGAGCGGTGCTTCAGGCCATTTGCTCAGAGCGCTGAGCGAGCTTGTCACTGCCTGCGGGTCAAGGGCCTTGCGCAATCTGCCATCGTTGGCCAGCCGTCCGGCCAGCGCATTGGCGGCGTCCGCGCAGATCTGCACGTCTGGCCATTTGCTAAGGGCGTTGAGCGCATTGGCCACGCCTCGCTGCTCAAGGTCCTTGAGAAATCTGGGATCGTCGATCAGTCGCTTGGCCAGCGCACCGACAGCGGCCGCACAGGCTTTCGCGTTGGGCCATTTGCTCAGGGCGTTGAGCGCATTGGAAAATTCTAGGGATTTTAGGCTCTTGCGTAGCTTGCCATCGTTGGTCAGCCGCAAGGCCAGCCTATCGGCGGCCTTCGCACAGTTCTCCACGCTGGGCCATTTGCTCAGCGCATTGAGCACGTTGGCTACGCCTTGCGGATCCAGCGCCTCGCGCAGATTGGAATCGTCGACCAGCCGCCCGGCCAGCGCATCGACAGCGGACTTGCAGACCTCTGCGTTGGGCCATTTGCTCAGGGCGTTGAGCGCGTCGGACACGTCACGCGAATTGAGGGCCTTGCATAACCCAGGATTGTCGGCGAGAAGCGCAGCGAGCGAGTGCGCCGTGGACTGGCAGTCCAGATTATCCGGCCACTTGCTGAAGGTATTGAGTGCTTGGCCGAGGTCCCGCCCGTTCAGGGATTGTCGGGCCCGGTCGTCGCGTTGTAGGTGACGTGCCAGGCGAGCCGCCGCGCCTTCGCACCTGCCGCTGTTGATGTTCTTGGCGAAGGAATTCAGGAGGAGGGCTAACGGCTGGCCAGCCAGCTCCGATAGATCATCGGCCCGCCTGAGCTGTCCGGCGATCCACGCGATTGCATCCATGCATGCCTTCAGGTTCTGGGCCCTGCTCAGCTTGTTGGCCACATAGGCCAGCTGTTTCGACGATGCACCCTCGAACCACCTAGTCTGATAAAGATACTGCGCCGCGAGTTCGACGCAACGATCAAGATCGCGGTGCGTTATGCCTTTCCCCGTGAACCGCCTAGCGTTGGTAACCATCTGAAGGTAATTATCCAGCCGCGTCGCATTGGTTTGCGCGTCGAGGCATCCTTCCAGGAAGGGTAGCGCCATCCCGCCAGGGATGTGATGCGCCAGTTCGTTGTCCTTTGCCATGGACACGCACAAGCATGCGTTATGCTTCAGAGTCTTTCGGCTGGGACCACTCAATTCTCGCTCACACCGCTTTCGGTCCGCCTTTAGCCGTTCTTTTGCTGCCGAGCTGAGTTGACTCTCGGCCCAGCGGAGATCTTCCGTCATCGATTCCAAGCCATGGGTTGGCCGCTTTCGCTGCCCATATGGCTCTTCTTCCCGTGGTCGTTTCCGTGCACTCCGGTCTGACTGTCGTTCGGTCAAGCGAAGATCTGCGCTCTCCTCCAGACCATGGGTCGGTCGTTGTGGCGCAGGATGCGAGGGACGGACACCCCGCCAGCGGACTTTCCGTCCGAGCGCCGCTCAGGCGCGGTAAGGCGCTGGTGTGGGTGGCTGACCGATTGTTGCCGAACACGCCCGTCACCGACGCCTTGGCTGGCTTCCGTTTGCGTATCCAAGGGTAATGGTTCCCTGGGCCGCATCAATCCCCAGGCTCACCAGGTTCCATCCGCTGCCGTTTGGTCGGCGGTCTTCCGAATGGATTTTGCATTCTCCTGGTACTGGTCGCTGTCTGATCCTCCGCTGGTACGAGCTGTTCATCGTGAGAATACGGCCAGTTTGTCCGCGACGAGCTTGAGTTTATGTTGGGAGTTTTCATGCCCGGAACATTAATCAATCTTCCTGCCATCGACATCGTTAAGGAAGGTCTGAATAACGAGGCCTGAGAGTGCGGGATGTCGCGTCGGTCCGGAGAGTCGCGTTTGGATCTTCGGATCTTCCGCTATTTCTGGCACTTTCCTTGGGAATTCCCGGGTTACAGGCGCACGCTCCCCATGGCAGGCAGTAACTGCTTTCGCTTCATCCACAGATTGGAGAGCGCAAACAAGGTCAGCACGTGTGCGGTGTTCTTGGCCAGGCCGCGATAGCGGACCTTGGTGTAACCGAACTGGCGCTTGATCACCCGGAACGGATGCTCCACCTTCGCGCGCACGCTGGCCTTGAAGTGTTCCCAGCGCTGTTCCCGAGCACGCTCGCGCTTGTTGCCGATGGCTTGAATCGTCGAACGCTTGGCAGCAATGAAAAATGCAGCCTTGCAGGCTTGCAGTTCTTTGCGTTTGTCTGCACCGGTGTAGCCGCTGTCGCCAAACACGCTGTCTTCTTTGCCATGCAGTAATGCGTGCGTCACCGTGACATCGGCGACATCGGCGGCTGTGCAAGGGACATGGTGCACCAGCCAGGAAAACGCATCCACGCCGATGTGCGCCTTCATCCCGAAATACCACTGATTGCCCTTCTTGGTCTGATGCATCTCAGGGTCGCGCGCGTGATCGGCATTCTTGGTCTAACTGGCGCAGCGATCAGCCTCGCATCGACGATCGTGCCCGACCGCAGGCTCTAGCCCTTGCGCGCCAGATGCGCGTTGACCGCTCCCAGCATCTCTGCGGCAAGGTCATGGGTCTCCAGCAGGCGCCGAAAGTTGAGAATCGTGACCTCGTCGGGAATGTCGTCCAACCCACCGAGCTGGGCAAAGCGCCGCAAAGTCGGAATCTCGTGCAGCGCTTCTTCCATCGCCGGATTGCTCAACGCATACCACCGCTGCAGCAGATGAATCCGCAACATCGTCGCCAGTGCGTTCGGCTGCCGACCTGGCCGCCCCGACACCGGATAGCGCGGCGCGATCAGCCCGAGCAGTTGCTGCCACGGAACGACCTCCTCCATCTCGGCCACAAAGATCTCGCGCCGGGTCTGCTTGCGCTTCCCAGGCCCTCAGCGTCACCGAACGTCAGTTGCATGGATCACTCCTCAACATGAGGCGGGTAGGGTCGCGTATCTGTGGTGCGTTGTTCAGAGTTTCCCTAATTGCATCTACAAGATGCTGGTTGGTTGTTCAGACCTTCCTTGCGTTTCTTCCCGCCGCATGCAAGCGCTGCAGACCATTGGCGCCCGTGCTATGCCGCTGCTGCCTCTCTGGCCAACCATCTGTTGTTTGCGTACACATGCGAGACGTATGACGCAGGCGCGGTTGCGCAATTTCCAGGATTCCAACTTCGTGTTCGGCGCGAGTGGTTCGCAGCGGCTTGCTCGGCTGTGCATCTCGATCCAGATACTGCGTCCTACCAAACTGGTGCATTGGCAACTCATCGCATTTTTCCCCGGAGAGACTCAGATGACGTTGGTATCAGGAAATCCCCACACAGCGAACGACGCATTTTTCACCAGCCTGGCGATCCGTCTTGGGTTGCCCGACGAGCTTGCGCAGCGACTTGGCGAAGGTGAAACCATCCTTGGCCCTGCGGGCATGCTGTGCCGTGTCCACACGCAGATGCAGCAGGGCGAAATGACGGCCTTTCCTGAAGTGATCCTGCCGTTGGCCGCACGCGAGCTCGGCGGCGATGAGGTGGTGACGCTGCTGGCACTGCAGGAACAATTACTGACGCACTACGGATGGCGGCTCACGCTCTCGGATCTTGGGCTGCTGTGTGTCTGCCCGCTGTTGCTCGAGCGCACGCCCGATGCGGTGGCCACCGCGCTGGAGCGCGGGCAAGTGGTTGCCCGTGTGGTGTTGGACGCGCTGGTGACGCAGGCCGGCAGCCCGGCGGAGGTGGCTTCATGAAGCTCACCAGCGACATTGGGGCCTCTTCCAGCCGCCGCGCAACCTCGCCTGCCCCCACACAGCCAACGCAGGCCGAGGAGGCCGCTGCAGCACCGCAGACGCGGCCTCCAGCCGGGCCGCTCGCGGGCTTACACTCTTCGGGCCCGATGTTGCGCGTTCGTCGCGCAGCGGTTCCACGTCGCCCGACGAACGACGCAAGTCATGCCGAGTCCTCGCATGGCGCATCCCATCGCTCGGAGTCCTCGCAGTCGTCGCATACTTCGGAGCTGACGGATGCAGCGTTTTACACTCCGCCGCTAAGCCCCGGGTCCTCGGTCAGCGATGTGTCGGACGCGCCTGCCGCGCCTGCCGTTGCAGCGACCTATGTGCAGCGCAGTGCGTCGACAGCCGCTGACTTGAAGGGGCAGATACGTGCGCGCCTGGATGCAGTGCCATTTGCAGCGCCGTCGGAGGAGCAGGAGGCGCTGCAGGCCGCGTATCTGGAATGGGCGGACGCGCGCGTGGATGAACGCATCACCGCGTTCGGGCCGGATGCCGGATACCAGATCGTCGGCGATATGAAGACGGCAGGCGCAAAGGCAGCGTGGCCGATCGCCTACGAGTGTCTCAGGGCCTTCGTCATCGGCTCGATGCGGACCCCGTTCGGTCTTGCCGCGGGCGCCGCCTACGACAGTTCGCGCCCGCCCGGATCGGAGACGCTGAGTACGGCAACGCTGTCCGGTGCGGTGGCGGGCGTGGTGTCCTATGCCAGCGATACGTTGCTGATCCCGGCAATGGATCGGCGCGCGCGCGTTGCGAACTTGCCGCGGTTCCAGGCCATCGACCCCAAGATCCTGGTGCCCGATCCGCCGCCGGTCTTGCTGGAAATCACCGCCGAAGGCAAGCGTTTCACGCGCCCGGGCGAGGGCAACGCGCCCACGCTTGCCGAGCTCAAGGCGCAGACCTACGACCTCCGCCAGGGAGTCACCCAGTGGCAATCGACGTTGGACGACAAATCCCTGGATACCTTGTTGCTCAAGCCGACGATCAACGCAGGATTCAACGCGGCGCGGCGAACCTCCGACGACCCGGGCACGCGCACGCCGGCCGGCCAACTGGGGTTGAGCGCGCTCGCCATTGGCGGGGCAGGGGTGGTGCAGAAGGCGATGCTCGAAACCGGCAAGGCGGTGGCGCGCACCGGCCAGATGCGCGTGCCCGACCTGCTGGGCGGACAGCAGCGGCTGAATCTGTTTTCGCTGGCATTGCCGGACAAGACGCGTCGGCCGGCGCAATGGTCCGACGCTGTGCGTTTTCCCCCCAACTATCTGCTGGAGACCGGGAAAGAAGGCCTGGCGTTGGCCAGGCAAGCCTTGAGCACCACCAACGCGATCACCACTGCGCTACGCGACGTGCTGGGCCGTCACATGCTCAGCAACGTGCTGGTCAATTTAGCCTCGCTCGGTGCCGGCCGCCTGATCGCTGCGCCGTTGCGCGGCGGCAACGAAAACGGCAGCGTTGCGGGCGAAGCCGCCAATTCCACCGCCACGGTCGTACAGCAGGCGGTGCAGACCCTGTTCAACGATACGGTCTGGAATGCGCTGAAGGCCAAGAACGGCGCCAATACCACCCAGGCGACGCGACTGGATCAGGAACGTGCCGTCACCGCGGCCAATCATCAGCGCACCATCGAACGCACGCTTCAGGCGCTGGCCGAGCCCATCGACGAGGCGATCGCGCTGTTTTCGGCGCCGACACCGGCGCAGATTGCGCGTGCCCTGGAAGAGGGAGAGCGGCTTGCGCCTGCACCGGGGCCGCAGGCGAGGAGGTTGCGCGAAGCCCTGGAGACATTGCGCGCGGAAATCGGCACGCAGTCCCCCTCGATTGCGACCATCGACACGGTGCGCGATGCGCTGCACGCCGGGCAGAAGGCGATATTCAGCGGAGTGCCACGCGACGACCTGACCGCGACACTGGATACCGAGTTGACGACGCTCAGGGACGCGTTGCACGAGAGCGAGAAACTGCGCCAGTGGGAAAGCGGCCGGCCGTGAGCGATCGATCGCGCGGGTGATCCGCTCGCGGATTCCACGCTGCAAGGACAGACGCAGTCGCCGTTCCGTCTGTCGCTTGCTGGTGCTCCCGGTGCCGGCCTGGCGCGTGGCTTACCTGCGAGCAGCGGGAGTGGGCGCTGCGGCGCGCGGCACCGCTTCGTACGCCGGCCATTGACCGACCGTGCGCATGGCCTCGGCGATGCGGTTGCGCTGGCGCTTGACGATGAAATCCACGCCACGCTCTTCGGTCAGTTTCGCCTTCTCGCGGACCAACAGCAAGGTCGGCTCCCACACGGCGGGCTGCTGCAGCAAGGCATCGAAGGCCGTACGCTCGGCGAGTGCACGCGCGTGGTCACCCGCGTCCTGCGCCACCAGCGCAAGTGCCCGGTGCACGTCCAGCAACGGCGCAGCGGCGCTGCGTAACGCCTCGTCGGCAAACAGTGCGGCCAGCGCGTTGCCATCGGCAAAACGCCTGGCCTGCTGCATGAAATGCTCCAGTTGCAGCTCTGCCAGCACCGGTTGCAAGGTCTGGTCGACATCGTTGCCCAGCTTGACCAGGCCGTAGTCGGCCCAGCGCTCCCACTGGGTGCGGACCAGGCGTTCGAACGCGGCGAATTGCGTGAAGTCGGTTGCGCGGTCGCTGCGGACCGGATCGATTTCGCCGCCGAACTGGAATAGCGTGCAGAACGCGGTGGCCACGTCCGCGCTCACTTCGGCGACATAGCCGGCTTCGATTGCCGAGACCGTGGTGCTGGCTGCAGGCGTCGCCGATGCACCTTCGCGGCGCTGCTGGGCAAGTGCCAGTTGTACGCCGGCCGTCAGGCGTGCGGCCGCTTCCACCCGGCGTGCGGCGGTGGCGTCGCAATACTGCGTGGTCATGTAGCCGGCCACGGTCGTCGACGTCCAGCCGAGGTCCTGGCGCGATTTGACGCCGAGCCCGAGCGAGCCGCCCGCACGGCGGCCGTGCGTATCGCCTGCGCGCAGGCCGGCGCTGACGCTGGCGCTGCATTCGGTTCCCTGGCTGACGCGTGCGGCCTGGTCGATCAGCCCGACGCTGGCCTCCGGATGCTCGGCCAGCAACGCATGCATCCAGTCCGCGCCGTGTGGCTGCTCTGGATGATCGGGTGATGCGCGGAGCACCAGATGCTCCAGCATGCGCAAAAACGCCTGCAACAGCGCCGGTTCGCGGCCCTTGCCCAGCCGGGGGATACGGATCTGCAGGCCGTCTTCCACACCGACCTCGCGCCGATAGCGCCAGTCCACGGCGGCCGACACGCCGGCTGCTGCGTAGGCACTGTCCACAGCGATGCCATAGCCGGCAGTCAGGCCCGCACCGAGCTGGCGCTGTGTCGCGGATTGGCGACTGATCTGCAGGTACAGACCGGTACGTCCCATGTAGAACTCCAGCGAGGCATCGTGATTGCACTGCATGCTGGCGATCAGTCGCGCGCCCAGGCCGAACGCAGATCCTGCAACGGCAGCTGCCGCCGAAAGCGGTGCGAGATTGGCGCCCCAGGTCCGTTGGCAGGTCATCCGCCAGCGGTCGCGCCATTCCAGGTGCGAGAGCATGTCGCGCAGCAGGTCCAGCAACGCCTCGGGGTGGGCCAGGGCGCCGGCACCGGTCTGCTTGGCCAACTGCAAGGTCTTGTCGATGGCGGTGTCGAAATGCGCCAGGCAGTCATCCGCATGTGCGAGCCACACTGCGGCCTGTGGCGAGGCATCGCTTGCTTGCAGCTCGGCCGCTTGCTCTGCATGCTCCGCCCGCACGGTAGACAGGCAGGTGCGCAATAGATCGAACGCGGCTGGGGCGGTGCATCGGCTGCTTCGCACCTGCTCCCAGGCACGCTGCAATCCTTCCGGTGGCGCTGCCTGCACCGCTGCACCGCCCGGGGTGCTGGATGCCTGTGCCTGATGGTGGTCGTGCAGCACCGCCGCACGTTCGGCGATGCGCGCCAGGGTGGCGGCATCGAAGACCATGCCGCTGCGGTCCACGTCCTCATCGACCCATTGCAGCAACTCGGCAGCCGCCTGCCAGTGCAACTCGGCCTGCGATGGCACACAGCCCTGCGGCCGGGCGGCATGCAATGCGCCCAGGTAGCCGATCAAGGCAGCGCAGGCGTGTTCCAGGGTCAGGTTGGCGCGTCGACGCGGTGTCGGCAGTGCGGTGGCCGATGCGACCTCCAGCCCCTCCGACAAGGCATGCAGTGGATTGGGAGCGCTCGCGTGTGCGCCTGCAGAATGGGGCGAGGTGGCCGTGCGCACCGCCTCGCCGAATGCCTGCAGGTGGGCGTTTGCGCGCGCATACGCCGAGTCGGGAGCACGCGACTCGTAGCCGTTGCGCAGCGCATGGTAGGCCGCGCGTTCGTCGCTGCTGCAGGCCAGCAGCGCCTGCGCCGGGTCGGCCGCGTGCAGGGCACTCCCGGCCGCGCGCCGTGCATCGCTCAGCCAGCACCGCGCGGCGGCATCGTCCACGGGCGTGGCGCGCAGCAGCGCATCGGCCCGTAATGCGATGCGCGCGATGTCCTGGCGGGCCGGGTCGGCGGCACGCTCATGGCGTGCCTGGATCAACTGGCCGAGCACCTGGCGGCCGCGCGGCACGCGCGCCAGGGTCTCCAGCCAGCGCGTCGTCGCCGCCTCGATCGCTGCGCGAGGAGTTCCGGTGTGCTCGTCCATCGTCGCGCCCTGTTGGGCATCGTGCTGTTGCGGATCGGCAGGGATCAGCGCGCTCCAGCTGCTGTTGTGGACATGGTCGAAGGTGGCAAGCAGCAGCGCCGCCGCGTCAGCACGGTTGTCGCCGAGCACACCGGCCACTGCCGAGCGCAGCGCGCCAAGCGCGATGGCCACGATGCCCGCTGCAGGCACCGCCTGGTCTCCGAAACGCGTGGTGGAGAGCCCGCTCGCCCATGTCGACAAGCGCTTGCGCAATGCGGTGGCCGCGGCGGCATCGGTTGCGCTGGATGCGGTCTGCGCGATCTGCGCGGCAATCAGCGCGTCCGACGCGGCACTTAGCGCCTGGCTGGCGCGCAGATCGTCGGCCGCTGCGGTGTCGACCTCCTGCGCGAGCGAGTGCGTCAGACCCGCCAGCGCCGGCAGCAGTGCACGCAGCTCGTCGGCGTGCGCAGCGGTCTCGAACAGGTCGCCAGCCACGATGTGCGCAGACTGCAGCGCCTGCGCCAGGGTGGTGTCGAGGCTGGCGGCGCGCACTTGCAGGCGCTGCAGCGAGGCCTGCTGTTTCTCGCGCAGGGCGGACAGATGGCGCG includes:
- a CDS encoding IS5 family transposase, producing MQLTFGDAEGLGKRKQTRREIFLAEMEQVVPWQHLLGLIAPHYPVSGRPGRQPYALATMLRIHLLQQWYALSDPAMEEALHEIPILRRFAQLGGLDNVPDETTILNFRRLLETHGLAARMLDAVNAHLARKGQSLRSGTIVDATLIAAPSSTKNADHARDPEMHQTRKGNQWYFGMKAHIGVDEFSGLVHHVHCTAANVADVTVTHALLHGKEDSVFGDSGYTGADKREELQTCKAAFFIAARPSTLQAIGNKRERAREQRWEHFKASVRAKVEHPFRVIKRQFGYTKVRYRGLAKNTAHVLTLFALSNLWMKRKQLLPAMGSVRL
- the hap3 gene encoding Hpa3 family type III secretion system protein — its product is MTLVSGNPHTANDAFFTSLAIRLGLPDELAQRLGEGETILGPAGMLCRVHTQMQQGEMTAFPEVILPLAARELGGDEVVTLLALQEQLLTHYGWRLTLSDLGLLCVCPLLLERTPDAVATALERGQVVARVVLDALVTQAGSPAEVAS
- the xopZ gene encoding XopZ family type III secretion system effector; amino-acid sequence: MTRIRPSTVTVGLPGNSHSTAHAGTPSPHKQAHHRLHQLDGPAAESEARAAEMDVAARVHRYTAAAADSGQGTPAPRETGRLRGVRKSLQKLARLAGTAVGIARQATPDHTRLLRYQGTSAQPAPPARSEPGDWHALAPVQTATFAASQRLSDARIAVRKAAALQRLVRLHLDRLEQDTGLHARRAPRLADRANDTRKRQQVLATWNALLRKHIADCSERLAHTEQQLQQQLDQLTAMPAPAASDRRPRLHDMLKHEAELDRIRKLHEHARHLSALREKQQASLQRLQVRAASLDTTLAQALQSAHIVAGDLFETAAHADELRALLPALAGLTHSLAQEVDTAAADDLRASQALSAASDALIAAQIAQTASSATDAAAATALRKRLSTWASGLSTTRFGDQAVPAAGIVAIALGALRSAVAGVLGDNRADAAALLLATFDHVHNSSWSALIPADPQQHDAQQGATMDEHTGTPRAAIEAATTRWLETLARVPRGRQVLGQLIQARHERAADPARQDIARIALRADALLRATPVDDAAARCWLSDARRAAGSALHAADPAQALLACSSDERAAYHALRNGYESRAPDSAYARANAHLQAFGEAVRTATSPHSAGAHASAPNPLHALSEGLEVASATALPTPRRRANLTLEHACAALIGYLGALHAARPQGCVPSQAELHWQAAAELLQWVDEDVDRSGMVFDAATLARIAERAAVLHDHHQAQASSTPGGAAVQAAPPEGLQRAWEQVRSSRCTAPAAFDLLRTCLSTVRAEHAEQAAELQASDASPQAAVWLAHADDCLAHFDTAIDKTLQLAKQTGAGALAHPEALLDLLRDMLSHLEWRDRWRMTCQRTWGANLAPLSAAAAVAGSAFGLGARLIASMQCNHDASLEFYMGRTGLYLQISRQSATQRQLGAGLTAGYGIAVDSAYAAAGVSAAVDWRYRREVGVEDGLQIRIPRLGKGREPALLQAFLRMLEHLVLRASPDHPEQPHGADWMHALLAEHPEASVGLIDQAARVSQGTECSASVSAGLRAGDTHGRRAGGSLGLGVKSRQDLGWTSTTVAGYMTTQYCDATAARRVEAAARLTAGVQLALAQQRREGASATPAASTTVSAIEAGYVAEVSADVATAFCTLFQFGGEIDPVRSDRATDFTQFAAFERLVRTQWERWADYGLVKLGNDVDQTLQPVLAELQLEHFMQQARRFADGNALAALFADEALRSAAAPLLDVHRALALVAQDAGDHARALAERTAFDALLQQPAVWEPTLLLVREKAKLTEERGVDFIVKRQRNRIAEAMRTVGQWPAYEAVPRAAAPTPAARR
- the xopF1 gene encoding type III secretion system effector XopF1, which gives rise to MKLTSDIGASSSRRATSPAPTQPTQAEEAAAAPQTRPPAGPLAGLHSSGPMLRVRRAAVPRRPTNDASHAESSHGASHRSESSQSSHTSELTDAAFYTPPLSPGSSVSDVSDAPAAPAVAATYVQRSASTAADLKGQIRARLDAVPFAAPSEEQEALQAAYLEWADARVDERITAFGPDAGYQIVGDMKTAGAKAAWPIAYECLRAFVIGSMRTPFGLAAGAAYDSSRPPGSETLSTATLSGAVAGVVSYASDTLLIPAMDRRARVANLPRFQAIDPKILVPDPPPVLLEITAEGKRFTRPGEGNAPTLAELKAQTYDLRQGVTQWQSTLDDKSLDTLLLKPTINAGFNAARRTSDDPGTRTPAGQLGLSALAIGGAGVVQKAMLETGKAVARTGQMRVPDLLGGQQRLNLFSLALPDKTRRPAQWSDAVRFPPNYLLETGKEGLALARQALSTTNAITTALRDVLGRHMLSNVLVNLASLGAGRLIAAPLRGGNENGSVAGEAANSTATVVQQAVQTLFNDTVWNALKAKNGANTTQATRLDQERAVTAANHQRTIERTLQALAEPIDEAIALFSAPTPAQIARALEEGERLAPAPGPQARRLREALETLRAEIGTQSPSIATIDTVRDALHAGQKAIFSGVPRDDLTATLDTELTTLRDALHESEKLRQWESGRP